One Maniola hyperantus chromosome Z, iAphHyp1.2, whole genome shotgun sequence DNA window includes the following coding sequences:
- the LanB2 gene encoding laminin subunit gamma-1 — translation MARPFMYTYFLTFMALVLAQDYFQTPSIGSQKLATCYNNEGQPQKCVPEFQNAAYNQPMEATNTCGDNGVTKYCIQTSAGTSTRSCDYCQPGQFSSYYLTDLHYEQDNQTWWQSETMKEFMQYPITQVNLTLHLGKAYDITYVRIVFYSPRPQSFAIYKKASADSDWEPYQYFSASCRDTYGVSDQRAAEIGAETKPLCTSEYSDISPLTGGNVLFSTLEGRPSAYNFDSSLELQEWVTATDLRISLDRFNTFGDEIFLDTQVLQSYWYAIADVAVGARCKCNGHAAKCDTKCRCEHNTDGPECERCLDYYNDAPWGPASRTNVHECRACNCNGFSQKCYFDKDLYERTGHGGHCIDCTHNRDGANCERCKENYFQGTQGNCSACNCNPIGSRSLQCNAEGKCQCKPGVTGNKCDRCAPNHYEFTNQGCKPCGCNDSGSFANIPQCDSDTGVCLCKQNVEGRQCRECKPGFFNLDIGNEFGCTPCFCFGHSSQCSPAPKYQAHQLTAHFIRDAEKWTAEYYNHTSAPLKFNANMQNIAVSAKDSEKIYFVASKQFLGDQRPSYNHDLKFALRLGENRGYPESQDIILEGARASVSLHIYGQNNPEPNDQEQEYTFRLHEDPRYGWTPTLSNFEFMSMLQNLTAIRIRGTYNKFGQGYLTGFKLDTAEIGREKGSAPANWVEKCSCQKAYVGDYCEECAPGFKHEPANGGPYSTCIPCDCNGHAHICDTATGFCICKHNTTGSNCELCAKGFYGNAIAGTSDDCKPCPCPKDSGCIQLRDQSIVCTDCPAGYAGPRCEVCADGHFGDPTGQFGPPKECEECQCNGNVDPNAVGNCNRTTGECLKCIYNTAGEHCDKCLSGFFGDALLQNNKGDCKRCECHEAGTLESPEGASQCDGLTGYCSCRPHVIGKNCDKCEDGYYDIRSGKGCKTCDCNLEGSYNATCDPVSGQCYCKPGIDGIHCDRCQLNHYGFSVEGCKDCDCDVWGSVNSQCGMDGQCTCLENVEGRRCDRCMENKKRRADRQGCEECAPCYSLVQDAVNQHRKELKELDDILSKISKAPTVVENADFENELQRVKAEIERLAEEAQAELGSGPGTNITNNLADLADRLADVRNMLFKIDDESYEGNESVERSKGNVSKAEDTIEAAQKEINSALEYLDGEGAAALAKARNRSDQFGKQSVDMSALAKESRLLAEKLENDAKNIKDIAEKALNTSLTANTIAKDGITKQANISNEVQILANELNAAAGKLSSLAELADQVLKRAKTVYDEALGLYAEVNTTLLPDIKLNELHNSAIEMNRTIDEKSAELDQLRSDTEEILQSLEDEIGRGKDLLKQGHERQDKLYDLLGQLDELRAQAQKDVELTNATLKEAGDIYKTLKEFSDQVTESRQLAEQAALDVPGVQEKVAAADASITSITDELTAASDKAKEARDLAQQAQNDYANKASEAAHEIRKEASRSRAEARRLRDEAEKLSTRVQGTAKQIKELEKQADDNMQLTRDGKMKVGQANTDAREAEKQVSKGLEDLKVIMDELQNLPTLDDAALDRLEESLKTAESSLRAVDLDGKIKSLTEAKNNHQRWIKQYQDEHNQLRSEVDNIKDIYQQLPGGCFKKIVLEPTEGPSRPASFR, via the exons ATGGCGCGGCCATTCATGTACACATACTTTCTAACGTTTATGGCACTCGTACTGGCACAGGATTACTTCCAAACACCGAGTATTGGATCCCAGAAACTAGCCACATGTTACAATAATGAAGGACAACCGCAA AAATGTGTACCAGAGTTCCAAAATGCAGCCTACAATCAGCCCATGGAGGCGACAAATACATGTGGTGACAACGGCGTTACGAAGTATTGTATTCAGACTTCTGCTGGTACGTCTACCAG GTCGTGTGACTATTGCCAGCCAGGGCAGTTCTCGAGCTACTACTTGACTGACCTGCACTATGAGCAGGACAACCAGACCTGGTGGCAGTCGGAGACAATGAAGGAGTTTATGCAATATCCCATCACTCAAGTTAATTTGACTTTGCATTTAG GAAAAGCTTACGATATAACGTATGTGCGCATAGTTTTTTACTCACCCCGGCCGCAGAGTTTCGCCATCTATAAAAAAGCCAGTGCAGATTCTGATTGGGAACCTTATCAGTATTTCAG TGCATCGTGTCGAGATACCTACGGAGTGTCAGATCAACGAGCAGCAGAAATTGGTGCAGAGACCAAACCCCTCTGTACCAGCGAGTATTCAGACATCTCACCCTTGACAGGGGGTAATGTACTTTTCTCAACTCTAGAAGGAAGACCATCTGCTTACAACTTCGACAGTAGTCTTGAACTCCAg gaATGGGTCACAGCCACAGATTTGAGGATATCGCTTGATCGATTTAATACGTTTGGTGACGAGATTTTCCTTGACACGCAAGTGTTGCAATCGTACTGGTACGCGATAGCTGATGTTGCAGTTGGAGCGCGGTGCAAGTGCAATGGCCACGCGGCCAAGTGTGACACCAAGTGCAg ATGTGAGCATAATACGGATGGTCCTGAATGTGAAAGATGTCTAGACTATTATAACGACGCACCATGGGGTCCAGCATCTCGTACAAATGTTCACGAGTGTAGAG CCTGCAATTGCAATGGATTTTCTCAAAAATGTTACTTCGACAAGGATTTGTATGAGAGAACTGGCCACGGCGGTCACTGCATCGACTGCACACATAACAGGGACGGTGCTAACTGTGAGCGTTGCAAAGAGAACTACTTCCAAGGTACTCAGGGTAACTGCTCGGCATGTAATTGTAACCCTATTG GATCAAGAAGCTTGCAATGTAATGCTGAAGGCAAATGTCAATGCAAGCCTGGAGTCACAGGCAATAAGTGTGATAGGTGTGCGCCAAACCACTATGAATTCACGAACCAGGGGTGCAAGCCGTGCGGTTGCAACGATTCTGGGTCCTTCGCGAATATTCCACAGTGTGATTCTGATACTGGTGTATGTTTATGTAAACAAAACGTTGAAGGCAGACAATGTAGAGA ATGCAAACCTGGTTTCTTCAATCTGGATATTGGTAATGAGTTCGGGTGCACGCCATGCTTCTGTTTCGGCCACTCGTCACAGTGCAGCCCAGCACCCAAGTATCAAGCGCACCAACTCACCGCACATTTCATCAGAGATGCTGAAAAATGGACCGCCGAATATTATAATCACACTTCCGCTCCGCTAAAGTTTAATGCCAACATGCAAAATATAG CTGTATCAGCAAAGGATTCCGAAAAAATCTATTTCGTGGCTTCCAAGCAGTTTCTTGGAGATCAAAGGCCTTCTTACAATCATGACCTTAAATTTGCTTTACGCTTGGGCGAAAACAGAGGCTATCCTGAATCTCAGGATATAATTCTCGAAGGCGCCCGCGCTTCTGTTTCATTACATATTTATGGTCAAAACAATCCAGAGCCCAATGATCAG GAGCAAGAATATACCTTTAGGTTACACGAGGATCCCCGATACGGATGGACACCAACATTATCCAACTTTGAGTTTATGTCAATGCTTCAAAATTTAACTGCAATTAGAATTAGGGGTACATATAACAAATTTGGTCAGGGTTATTTGACGGGCTTCAAGCTGGATACTGCAGAGATTGGTAGGGAAAAGGGTTCGGCTCCCGCTAATTGGGTGGAGAAATGTTCATGTCAGAAGGCGTACGTTGGTGATTATTGTGAGGAATGTGCGCCTGGATTCAAACACGAGCCAGCAAACGGTGGCCCTTACTCGACTTGCATACCTTGTGACTGTAATGGACATGCTCATATTTGTGATACAGCGACAG GTTTTTGTATTTGCAAACATAATACTACTGGAAGTAACTGTGAGCTCTGCGCAAAGGGTTTCTATGGAAACGCCATTGCTGGAACTTCGGACGACTGTAAACCATGCCCTTGTCCCAAAGACAGCGGGTGCATTCAGTTGAGGGATCAAAGCATCGTTTGTACCGACTGCCCGGCTGGATACGCGG GGCCAAGGTGCGAAGTATGTGCAGACGGCCATTTCGGTGATCCCACTGGTCAATTTGGTCCACCAAAGGAGTGCGAGGAATGTCAATGTAACGGTAACGTGGACCCCAACGCTGTCGGAAACTGCAACAGGACTACTGGAGAGTGCTTGAAGTGTATTTATAACACTGCTGGCGAGCATTGTGATAAGTGCTTAAGTG GATTCTTTGGTGATGCGCTGCTACAAAACAATAAAGGTGACTGCAAACGGTGTGAATGTCACGAAGCGGGTACATTGGAGAGTCCGGAAGGAGCATCACAGTGTGACGGTCTCACAGGCTATTGTTCATGTAGGCCCCATGTCATTGGCAAGAACTGTGACAAGTGTGAG GATGGTTACTACGACATCCGTTCGGGCAAAGGTTGCAAAACCTGTGATTGCAATCTTGAGGGATCATACAACGCCACTTGCGATCCTGTGAGCGGCCAATGTTACTGTAAGCCTGGTATCGATGG TATCCACTGCGACCGTTGCCAGCTGAACCACTACGGCTTCTCGGTTGAGGGCTGCAAGGACTGCGACTGTGACGTGTGGGGCTCTGTCAATTCCCAGTGCGGTATGGACGGTCAGTGTACCTGTCTTGAAAATGTCGAAGGCAGACGCTGTGACAG GTGTATGGAGAACAAGAAACGCAGAGCTGACAGACAAGGTTGTGAAGAGTGTGCGCCGTGTTATAGTCTCGTGCAAGATGCGGTGAATCAGCACCGGAAAGAGCTAAAGGAATTGGACGAT ATACTCTCGAAAATATCTAAAGCGCCGACTGTGGTTGAAAATGCTGACTTTGAGAACGAATTACAACGTGTAAAAGCTGAAATAGAAAGGCTGGCGGAAGAAGCGCAGGCGGAGCTTGGCAGCGGGCCCGGTACGAATATTACCAACAACTTAGCAGATCTCGCTGACAGACTGGCTGATGTCag AAATATGTTATTCAAAATTGATGACGAAAGCTATGAAGGTAATGAATCCGTCGAGAGGAGCAAAGGCAATGTTTCCAAAGCAGAAGATACAATAGAAGCTGCCCAAAAGGAAATCAAT AGTGCACTGGAATATCTCGATGGTGAAGGAGCAGCTGCATTAGCTAAAGCTCGCAATAGATCTGACCAATTTGGTAAACAGTCTGTAGACATGTCTGCATTGGCTAAAGAATCTCGCTTACTagccgaaaagttagaaaacGATGCAAAAAATATCAAAGATATAGCCGAAAAAGCATTAAACACCTCTCTTACTGCCAACACAATAGCTAAAGATGGAATTACAAAACAAGCTAATATAAG TAACGAAGTTCAAATCTTAGCAAATGAGCTAAACGCAGCTGCGGGAAAGCTGAGTAGTCTCGCAGAATTAGCTGATCAGGTCTTGAAGCGGGCTAAAACTGTATATGATGAAGCTTTAGGACTTTATGCCGAGGTCAACACTACCTTGCTGCCAGACATTAAGCTGAATGAATTACACAATTCTGCCATAGAAATGAATAGAACT ATTGACGAAAAATCGGCGGAATTAGATCAGCTTAGGAGTGATACTGAAGAAATACTTCAATCTTTAGAAGATGAAATTGGCCGTGGAAAAGACCTTCTGAAACAAGGTCACGAAAGACAAGATAAACTGTATGACTTACTCGGCCAGCTTGATGAATTACGAGCTCAAGCTCAAAAAGACGTAGAACTCACTAATGCTACATTAAAAGAAGCAGGTGATATTTACAAAACTCTTAAGG AATTCAGTGACCAAGTAACGGAGTCGCGTCAGCTAGCTGAACAAGCGGCATTAGACGTGCCTGGAGTACAAGAGAAAGTAGCGGCTGCTGACGCAAGCATCACGAGCATTACAGATGAATTGACAGCTGCTAGTGATAAAGCTAAGGAAGCTAGGGACTTAGCTCAACAAGCCCAAAACGATTATGCCAACAAGGCCTCTgag GCGGCCCATGAAATTCGAAAAGAAGCGTCAAGATCTAGAGCTGAGGCTCGCAGACTCCGAGACGAGGCTGAAAAACTATCAA CTCGTGTGCAAGGAACTGCGAAACAAATCAAAGAATTAGAGAAGCAGGCAGATGATAATATGCAGTTAACTCGTGACGGTAAAATGAAG GTGGGTCAAGCAAACACAGATGCTCGAGAAGCCGAAAAACAAGTTTCTAAAGGATTGGAAGATTTGAAAGTCATCATGGACGAGCTGCAGAATTTGCCGACTTTAGATGACGCGGCACTTGATCGATTAG AGGAAAGTTTGAAAACGGCAGAAAGTTCACTGCGGGCAGTAGACTTAGACGGCAAGATTAAATCCTTAACAGAAGCTAAGAACAACCATCAACG ATGGATTAAACAATATCAAGACGAGCACAACCAACTTCGTAGCGAAGTGGACAACATCAAAGACATCTATCAGCAATTACCCGGTGGTTGTTTCAAGAAGATCGTTCTCGAACCAACTGAAGGACCAAGTCGACCTGCTAGTTTTAGATAG